A region of Spiribacter roseus DNA encodes the following proteins:
- the ubiG gene encoding bifunctional 2-polyprenyl-6-hydroxyphenol methylase/3-demethylubiquinol 3-O-methyltransferase UbiG, with product MREHNADADEIAKFDDAADAWWDPEGPFAPLHAINPLRLDYIERHSGPIRGQRVADVGCGGGLLSEGLAARGAQSVVGIDLAADSLEVATRHARGQFPNIEYRCMAAESLAEAQPGEFDRVICLELLEHVPDPAAIVRACARLVRPGGSVFFSTINRNTRAWLLAVVAAERVLGLLPRGTHDASAFIRPAELGRWGRQAGLQLRDLTGLHYHPISREYTPGGDTSVNYLAHCHRPEAP from the coding sequence ATGCGCGAGCACAACGCGGACGCGGATGAAATCGCCAAATTCGACGACGCCGCGGACGCCTGGTGGGACCCGGAAGGCCCCTTCGCCCCGCTGCATGCCATCAACCCGCTGCGGCTTGACTATATCGAGCGTCACAGCGGGCCGATCCGCGGCCAGCGGGTTGCGGATGTGGGCTGCGGCGGGGGACTGCTGAGCGAGGGGCTGGCGGCACGCGGCGCGCAGTCGGTGGTGGGTATCGACCTGGCCGCCGACAGCCTCGAGGTGGCAACGCGTCACGCCCGCGGGCAGTTCCCGAACATCGAGTACCGCTGCATGGCGGCCGAGTCCCTCGCCGAGGCCCAGCCCGGCGAATTCGACCGGGTGATCTGTCTCGAGCTGCTCGAGCACGTCCCCGACCCGGCCGCCATCGTCCGGGCCTGCGCCCGGCTGGTGCGCCCCGGCGGGTCGGTGTTCTTCTCGACGATCAACCGCAATACCCGGGCCTGGCTGCTGGCGGTGGTGGCGGCGGAACGGGTCCTCGGCCTGCTGCCGCGGGGCACCCATGATGCCAGCGCGTTCATCCGCCCGGCCGAGCTCGGCCGCTGGGGGCGCCAGGCCGGGCTGCAGCTGCGCGATCTGACCGGCCTGCACTACCACCCGATCAGCCGCGAGTACACGCCGGGCGGCGACACCTCGGTCAACTACCTCGCCCACTGCCACCGCCCGGAGGCGCCATGA